In a single window of the Chionomys nivalis chromosome 11, mChiNiv1.1, whole genome shotgun sequence genome:
- the Mrpl20 gene encoding 39S ribosomal protein L20, mitochondrial: MVFLTTRLWLRNRLTDRFWRVQEVLKHARHFRGRKNRCYRLAVRAVTRAFVKSTQARRLKKRNLRTLWINRISAASQEHGLQYPAFMVNLIKCQVELNRKVLVDLAIYEPKTFKSLAALAKRRQQEGFAAALGDGKEPEGIFSRVVQYH; encoded by the exons ATGGTGTTCCTTACAACGCGGCTCTGGCTGCGGAACCGCCTCACAGACCGGTTCTGGCGGGTCCAGGAGGTGCTGAAGCATGCTCGG CATTTTAGGGGAAGGAAGAACCGCTGCTACCGGCTGGCGGTCAGGGCGGTGACCAGAGCCTTCGTGAAGAGCACGCAGGCCCGCAGACTGAAGAAGCGGAACCTGAGGACC ctctggaTTAATCGAATTTCAGCTGCCTCCCAGGAACATGGCTTACAGTACCCAGCATTCATGGTCAACTTAATTAAG TGCCAGGTGGAGCTCAACAGGAAGGTACTTGTGGACCTGGCCATCTATGAACCAAAGACTTTTAAGTCTTTGGCAGCTTTGGCTAAgaggaggcagcaggaaggaTTTGCTGCAGCTCTGGGGGATGGAAAGGAGCCAGAGGGCATCTTCTCCAGAGTGGTACAGTACCACTGA
- the Aurkaip1 gene encoding aurora kinase A-interacting protein, which produces MFLARLTSQLVRAVPWAGFRRSWPSSGVTGSHAFRPLYSLQSASLTRAASLPGKGAQLELEEFLVPRKMSISPLESWLTARYLLPKLDVGVPMTVVPSRFHKCPPSQEEEEAKQGVRDATPMQCKNVLKIRRRKMNHHKYRKLIKKTRFQRRKVREGRLKRKQIKFEKELKRIWLKAGLKEAPESWQTPKIYMKNK; this is translated from the exons ATGTTCCTTGCGCGCCTGACTTCACAGCTGGTCAGGGCTGTTCCCTGGGCAG GTTTCCGTCGTTCCTGGCCTAGCTCCGGGGTGACCGGCAGCCATGCTTTTCGACCCCTGTACAGTTTGCAGTCTGCAAGCTTAACTCGAGCCGCATCCCTTCCTGGTAAGGGGGCTCAGTTGGAGCTTGAGGAGTTCCTGGTCCCCAGGAAGATGTCCATAAGTCCGCTAGAGAGCTGGCTGACTGCCAGATACCTGTTGCCCAAACTGGATGTTGGGGTCCCAATGACTGTGGTTCCCTCCCGATTCCACAAGTGTCCACCcagccaggaggaggaggaagccaagCAGGGCGTCAGGGACGCCACTCCAATGCAGTGCAAAAATGTGCTGAAGATCCGAAGACGGAAGATGAACCACCACAAGTACCGTAAGCTGATCAAGAAGACGCGGTTTCAGCGGCGTAAAGTCCGGGAGGGACGTCTGAAGAGGAAGCAG ATCAAGTTTGAGAAAGAGTTGAAGCGCATCTGGCTGAAGGCAGGCCTGAAGGAAGCCCCCGAGAGCTGGCAGACCCCAAAGATCTACATGAAGAACAAATGA
- the Ccnl2 gene encoding cyclin-L2 isoform X3, producing the protein MAAAAAGASVLAAPALAAGASGSGGATPGSQGVLIGDRLYSGVLITLENCLLPDDKLRFTPSMSSGLDSDTETGLRVVGCELIQAAGILLRLPQVAMATGQVLFQRFFYTKSFVKHSMEHVSMACVHLASKIEEAPRRIRDVINVFHRLRHLREKKKPVPLVLDQEYVNLKNQIIKAERRVLKELGFCVHVKHPHKIIVMYLQVLECERNQHLVQTAWVASEGK; encoded by the exons ATGGCGGCGGCGGCTGCCGGGGCTTCGGTGTTGGCGGCCCCCGCGTTGGCGGCCGGGGCTTCCGGCTCTGGGGGAGCCACCCCAGGGTCGCAGGGTGTGCTGATCGGTGACAGGCTCTACTCGGGCGTGCTCATCACCCTGGAGAACTGCCTGCTGCCCGACGACAAGCTGCGCTTCACGCCGTCCATGTCGAGCGGTCTCGACAGCGACACGGAGACCGGCCTCCGCGTGGTGGGCTGCGAGCTCATCCAGGCAGCCGGCATCCTACTCCGCCTGCCGCAG GTGGCCATGGCTACAGGGCAGGTGTTGTTCCAGCGGTTCTTTTACACGAAGTCCTTCGTGAAACATTCCATGGAG CATGTGTCCATGGCTTGTGTTCACCTGGCTTCCAAAATAGAAGAGGCTCCAAGACGAATCAGGGATGTCATCAATGTATTCCATCGCCTTCGGCATCTCAGAGAGAAAAA GAAACCTGTGCCTCTGGTGCTAGATCAAGagtatgttaatttaaaaaaccaGATTATAAAGGCAGAGAGACGCGTTCTCAAGGAGCTGGGCTTCTGTGTCCATGTGAAGCATCCTCACAAG ATAATCGTTATGTACCTTCAGGTGTTAGAGTGTGAGCGTAACCAACACCTGGTCCAGACTGCATG GGTAGCCTCTGAGGGTAAGTGA
- the Ccnl2 gene encoding cyclin-L2 isoform X1, whose protein sequence is MAAAAAGASVLAAPALAAGASGSGGATPGSQGVLIGDRLYSGVLITLENCLLPDDKLRFTPSMSSGLDSDTETGLRVVGCELIQAAGILLRLPQVAMATGQVLFQRFFYTKSFVKHSMEHVSMACVHLASKIEEAPRRIRDVINVFHRLRHLREKKKPVPLVLDQEYVNLKNQIIKAERRVLKELGFCVHVKHPHKIIVMYLQVLECERNQHLVQTAWNYMNDSLRTDVFVRFQPESIACACIYLAARTLEIPLPNRPHWFLLFGATEEEIQEICFKILQLYTRKKVDLTHLESEVEKRKHAIEEAKARARGLLPGSAPVLDSAAGFSPASKLGSVESPKEGKGNKSSPLSVKNAKRKVEGPKKAKADSPVNGLPKGHESRSQSRSREQSYSRSPSRSASPKRRKSDSGSTSGGSKSQSRSRSRSDSPPRQVHRGAPYKGSEVRTSRKAKDCKYLTQKPHKSRSRSSSRSRSRSRERTDNSGKYKKKSHYYRDQRRERSRSYERTGHRYERDHPGHSRHRR, encoded by the exons ATGGCGGCGGCGGCTGCCGGGGCTTCGGTGTTGGCGGCCCCCGCGTTGGCGGCCGGGGCTTCCGGCTCTGGGGGAGCCACCCCAGGGTCGCAGGGTGTGCTGATCGGTGACAGGCTCTACTCGGGCGTGCTCATCACCCTGGAGAACTGCCTGCTGCCCGACGACAAGCTGCGCTTCACGCCGTCCATGTCGAGCGGTCTCGACAGCGACACGGAGACCGGCCTCCGCGTGGTGGGCTGCGAGCTCATCCAGGCAGCCGGCATCCTACTCCGCCTGCCGCAG GTGGCCATGGCTACAGGGCAGGTGTTGTTCCAGCGGTTCTTTTACACGAAGTCCTTCGTGAAACATTCCATGGAG CATGTGTCCATGGCTTGTGTTCACCTGGCTTCCAAAATAGAAGAGGCTCCAAGACGAATCAGGGATGTCATCAATGTATTCCATCGCCTTCGGCATCTCAGAGAGAAAAA GAAACCTGTGCCTCTGGTGCTAGATCAAGagtatgttaatttaaaaaaccaGATTATAAAGGCAGAGAGACGCGTTCTCAAGGAGCTGGGCTTCTGTGTCCATGTGAAGCATCCTCACAAG ATAATCGTTATGTACCTTCAGGTGTTAGAGTGTGAGCGTAACCAACACCTGGTCCAGACTGCATG GAACTACATGAATGACAGCCTTCGCACAGATGTCTTCGTAAGGTTCCAGCCTGAGAGCATTGCTTGTGCCTGCATCTACCTCGCTGCCCGGACACTGGAG ATCCCTTTACCCAATCGTCCGcattggtttcttttgtttggaGCAACTGAAGAAGAAATTCAAGAAATCTGCTTTAAAATCCTGCAGCTTTATACACGGAAAAAG GTTGATTTGACACACCTAGAAAGTGAGGTGGAGAAGAGAAAGCATGCCATCGAAGAGGCTAAGGCACGAGCGAGGGGGCTGCTACCAGGGAGTGCTCCAGTTCTGGACAGTGCTGCCGGGTTCTCACCTGCTTCCAAGCTGG GTTCAGTAGAATCTCCTAAAGAAGGTAAAGGAAACAagtcttcccctctctctgtgaAGAACGCCAAACGGAAAGTGGAGGGCCCAAAGAAAGCCAAGGCAGACAGCCCTGTGAATGG CTTGCCCAAAGGGCACGAGAGTCGCAGTCAAAGCAGGAGCCGTGAACAGAGCTACTCAAGATCCCCGTCCCGGTCTGCTTCTCCGAAGAGAAG GAAAAGTGACAGTGGCTCTACCTCGGGTGGGTCCAAGTCACAGAGTCGTTCTCGCAGCCGCAGTGACTCTCCTCCAAGGCAGGTGCACCGTGGTGCTCCCTACAAAGGCTCAGAAGTGAGGACCTCCCGGAAAGCAAAGGACTGCAAGTACCTCACCCAGAAGCCACACAAGTCTCGTAGCCGGAGCTCCTCTCGTTCTCGAAGCCGGTCACGAGAGCGGACAGACAATTCTGGAAAATACAAGAAGAAAAGTCATTACTACAGAGATCAGAGACGGGAGCGCTCAAGGTCCTACGAGCGCACAGGCCATCGCTATGAGCGGGACCACCCTGGACACAGCAGACACCGGAGGTGA
- the Ccnl2 gene encoding cyclin-L2 isoform X2 has translation MNDSLRTDVFVRFQPESIACACIYLAARTLEIPLPNRPHWFLLFGATEEEIQEICFKILQLYTRKKVDLTHLESEVEKRKHAIEEAKARARGLLPGSAPVLDSAAGFSPASKLGSVESPKEGKGNKSSPLSVKNAKRKVEGPKKAKADSPVNGLPKGHESRSQSRSREQSYSRSPSRSASPKRRKSDSGSTSGGSKSQSRSRSRSDSPPRQVHRGAPYKGSEVRTSRKAKDCKYLTQKPHKSRSRSSSRSRSRSRERTDNSGKYKKKSHYYRDQRRERSRSYERTGHRYERDHPGHSRHRR, from the exons ATGAATGACAGCCTTCGCACAGATGTCTTCGTAAGGTTCCAGCCTGAGAGCATTGCTTGTGCCTGCATCTACCTCGCTGCCCGGACACTGGAG ATCCCTTTACCCAATCGTCCGcattggtttcttttgtttggaGCAACTGAAGAAGAAATTCAAGAAATCTGCTTTAAAATCCTGCAGCTTTATACACGGAAAAAG GTTGATTTGACACACCTAGAAAGTGAGGTGGAGAAGAGAAAGCATGCCATCGAAGAGGCTAAGGCACGAGCGAGGGGGCTGCTACCAGGGAGTGCTCCAGTTCTGGACAGTGCTGCCGGGTTCTCACCTGCTTCCAAGCTGG GTTCAGTAGAATCTCCTAAAGAAGGTAAAGGAAACAagtcttcccctctctctgtgaAGAACGCCAAACGGAAAGTGGAGGGCCCAAAGAAAGCCAAGGCAGACAGCCCTGTGAATGG CTTGCCCAAAGGGCACGAGAGTCGCAGTCAAAGCAGGAGCCGTGAACAGAGCTACTCAAGATCCCCGTCCCGGTCTGCTTCTCCGAAGAGAAG GAAAAGTGACAGTGGCTCTACCTCGGGTGGGTCCAAGTCACAGAGTCGTTCTCGCAGCCGCAGTGACTCTCCTCCAAGGCAGGTGCACCGTGGTGCTCCCTACAAAGGCTCAGAAGTGAGGACCTCCCGGAAAGCAAAGGACTGCAAGTACCTCACCCAGAAGCCACACAAGTCTCGTAGCCGGAGCTCCTCTCGTTCTCGAAGCCGGTCACGAGAGCGGACAGACAATTCTGGAAAATACAAGAAGAAAAGTCATTACTACAGAGATCAGAGACGGGAGCGCTCAAGGTCCTACGAGCGCACAGGCCATCGCTATGAGCGGGACCACCCTGGACACAGCAGACACCGGAGGTGA
- the Ankrd65 gene encoding ankyrin repeat domain-containing protein 65: protein MDSSRLEQELQWMELIWEAAPADKTEKPLTSQAWSTLFQAVWRGAPSLVIQLLRQGASVEERDQAGRTPLHLAVMRGHVPLVRLLLQRGSLAGAVDHTGRTPLHEAAWHGHSKVVELLVQRGASAVACSQTGLTPLHWAAVLGRTLLVTSLLASPGSDPAVKDLRGWTATHWAAACGRLPILELLTVGGSVDLDSALLVSAVAGSASTLRLLLALGAKVDALDSTGVTALGLAAGLGHHQDVAVLLDHGADPRISDRNNCSALHRAAAGGHLPVIQLLVAKGIEVDSQDSLGLTPLHYAARRGHVEVVSHLLDRGAQVNAAGWLRKTPLHLAVECDHRTTIELLLSRGANSTLRTQWGEMAQTL, encoded by the exons ATGGATTCCAGCAGGCTGGAGCAGGAACTGCAGTGGATGGAGCTGATTTGGGAGGCGGCTCCAGCAGATAAGACAGAGAAACCTCTTACCTCCCAAGCCTGGAGTACTCTATTCCAGGCAGTGTGGCGGGGTGCTCCCAGCCTGGTGATACAACTGCTGAGGCAAGGTGCCAGTGTGGAGGAGAG GGATCAAGCAGGTCGGACTCCGCTCCATCTGGCTGTGATGCGAGGCCACGTGCCCCTTGTACGCCTACTGTTGCAGCGTGGGTCCCTGGCAGGCGCAGTTGATCACACAGGGCGCACACCGTTGCACGAGGCTGCTTGGCACGGGCACTCAAAGGTGGTGGAACTATTGGTGCAGCGTGGGGCCTCAGCGGTGGCATGCTCTCAAACGGGCCTCACGCCCCTCCACTGGGCAGCTGTGCTGGGCCGCACGCTACTGGTGACAAGCCTTCTGGCCTCACCAGGTTCAGACCCTGCTGTGAAGGACCTAAGAGGTTGGACCGCCACACACTGGGCAGCGGCATGCGGGCGACTGCCTATACTAGAGCTGTTGACTGTTGGAGGCAGCGTAGACCTGGACAGCGCCCTGCTGGTGTCAGCGGTAGCTGGAAGTGCATCAACCTTGCGGCTTCtcctggcactgggggcaaaggTGGATGCCCTGGACAGCACAGGAGTCACTGCACTTGGCCTGGCAGCTGGCCTAGGCCACCACCAA gATGTGGCGGTTCTGCTGGATCATGGGGCAGACCCACGTATCAGCGACAGGAACAACTGCTCCGCACTCCACAGGGCTGCCGCTGGCGGACATCTACCTGTTATACAGCTGCTGGTGGCCAAGGGCATCGAGGTGGATTCTCAGGACTCGCTGGGTCTCACGCCCCTGCACTACGCTGCCCGAAGAGGCCACGTAGAAGTTGTCAGTCATCTCCTGGACAGGGGTGCGCAGGTCAACGCTGCCGGGTGGCTCCGCAAGACTCCTCTGCACCTTGCTGTGGAGTGTGACCACAGAACAACCATAGAGCTTTTGCTAAGCCGAGGTGCCAACTCTACCTTGAGGACACAGTGGGGTGAAATGGCCCAGACCCTATAG